In Oncorhynchus clarkii lewisi isolate Uvic-CL-2024 chromosome 16, UVic_Ocla_1.0, whole genome shotgun sequence, one genomic interval encodes:
- the LOC139368670 gene encoding E3 ubiquitin-protein ligase TRIM33-like isoform X2: MADNKGEEDMESSSKLDSEPQGEDSGDPELKDVIPLIAIETNLKEGEDSQSQENVSQMPKPANDVVSGGGDASSNSAGTGEEGSISSNVSPVGNTNGGTTELKNVNAVIVIESNSKEGEDSQSQENISQVPTPANVSGGGDASSNSAGAVGEGSTSSSPVGNTNGGTTESSAAGDTAGTSPALTTDMSPPPTVPPANPVIPINLMDTCAVCKQSLQTRDCEPKLLPCLHSFCLKCIPLPERQVTVQVPGPNGQPDTHIVNVMRCVVCCQDCKQSDIIDNYFVKDTTEASKTSDEKSAQMCTSCEDNADTIGFCAECGEWLCKTCIEAHQRVKITKDHKIRKKEDVSEESVGVSEQRPVFCPIHKQEPLKLFCETCDTLTCRDCQLLEHKEHRYQFLEEAFQNQKGIIETHMVKLQEKKTYVHYSHSQVTSRIKEVTDTHKKVEHDIKIAVFTLINEINKKGKYLLQQLESVTKERSMKLLTQQTDIANLARQILHVLNFTHSAINSGSSTALLYSKRLIIYQLRKVLKAGLEPVPQANGAVRFFCDPTFWAKNVVNLGNLVIEKMPQAQHPPNIMVGPISPGHGHPGHGKSPGQINLAQLRQQHMQQQAFAQQKQQQQQHQQQQQHQQQQQQQQQQQQQQQQQQQHQQQQQQQQQHQQQQHQQQQQHQQRIQEQMRIASQMSQQHPRQAVPQMVQQQPPRLISMQAQQRGPMNGGPNMYPPHHLRLPPGQGRMPSSSAQPRMPNGQQYSPMMQPQLQRQMTVDSEMSDHRFRLLHLTGHSNPGHAGPFPVASLHNVSAANPTSPTSASMASAHAHRGPASPIVGAIDLIPSVTNPENLPCLPNIPPIQLEDAGSSSLDALLSRYILASTYPQLGLGPPGNMNLSHGPSTHSPGSSGLSNSHTPVRPSSTSSTGSRGSCGSAGRPGPASGPMEQQVKVKQEPGAEKECGFSGTTTSNVKTEQGKDGGRSACMMSSSESRCTPPLPVLGSVTSGSSVQDILKKVGEHVKTEPQDQEACSGANRPGNAPITTSSTSTVASAALLTNGKGAASAALRSPRTAQGTNQSGAGGKEDDPNEDWCAVCNNGGELLCCDRCPKVFHITCHIPTLKCSPSGEWMCTFCRSLASPEMEYQPDDEPRDEKDNSEQGLSPEDQRRCERLLLYVFCHDLSEGFQEPVPPSIPNYYKIIKKPMDLTLVKQKLQLKHVQHYQSPKEFVSDVRLVFSNCAKYNEMSRIIQVYDEEKQSNVQADSEVAEAGKAVSLYFEERLLELYPDESFPEVPEEPEVPEVPEEPEAPAGEGEEADLTEDSEDEFVQPKRKRLKTDEKPMHIK; this comes from the exons ATGGCGGACAACAAAGGCGAAGAGGATATGGAGAGCTCTTCCAAATTAGATTCAGAACCTCAGGGAGAGGATAGCGGAGACCCAGAATTGAAAGATGTGATTCCGCTGATTGCCATAGAGACAAATTTGAAAGAAGGAGAGGATTCACAATCCCAGGAGAATGTTTCCCAGATGCCTAAACCCGCTAACGACGTCGTTAGCGGAGGAGGGGACGCTAGCAGCAACAGCGCGGGCACAGGGGAAGAGGGCAGCATTAGCAGTAATGTTAGCCCAGTTGGGAACACCAATGGTGGGACAACCGAATTGAAAAATGTGAATGCGGTGATTGTCATAGAGTCGAACTCGAAAGAAGGAGAGGATTCACAATCCCAGGAGAATATTTCCCAGGTGCCTACACCCGCTAACGTTAGCGGAGGAGGGGACGCTAGCAGCAACAGCGCGGGCGCAGTGGGAGAAGGCAGCACTAGCAGCAGCCCAGTTGGGAACACCAATGGGGGGACAACCGAGTCCTCGGCTGCTGGGGATACTGCTGGAACCTCACCAGCACTCACAACCGATATGTCCCCACCTCCAACAGTTCCACCAGCCAACCCCGTCATCCCAATAAACCTTATGGATACTTGCGCTGTGTGTAAACAAAGTCTCCAGACCCGTGACTGTGAACCTAAACTCTTACCGTGTCTTCACTCATTTTGCTTGAAATGTATCCCACTGCCAGAGCGACAAGTTACCGTACAGGTGCCTGGGCCGAACGGACAGCCAGACACCCACATAG TGAATGTCATGCGGTGTGTAGTTTGTTGTCAAGACTGCAAACAAAGTGACATCATTGACAACTACTTTGTCAAGGACACCACCGAGGCCTCCAAGACTTCAGATGAAAAATCTGCACAG ATGTGCACCAGTTGTGAGGACAATGCCGATACCATTGGGTTCTGTGCAGAATGTGGAGAGTGGTTGTGCAAAACCTGCATCGAGGCTCACCAGAGGGTCAAAATCACCAAGGACCACAAAATCCGCAAGAAAGAGGATGTCTCTGAAG AGTCTGTAGGTGTGTCGGAACAGAGGCCTGTGTTCTGTCCCATCCACAAACAGGAGCCCCTGAAACTCTTCTGTGAAACCTGTGACACACTCACCTGCCGGGACTGCCAACTGCTGGAGCATAAGGAGCACAG GTACCAGTTTCTGGAGGAGGCCTTCCAGAACCAGAAAGGCATCATTGAGACGCACATGGTCAAACTGCAGGAGAAAAAGACCTATGTTCACTACTCTCACTCTCAGGTGACAAGCAG GATAAAGGAAGTTACTGATACCCATAAGAAGGTGGAACATGACATCAAGATAGCCGTGTTCACTCTTATCAACGAAATCAACAAGAAGGGCAAGTATTTACTGCAGCAGCTTGAG AGTGTGACTAAGGAGAGGAGCATGAAGCTGTTGACCCAGCAGACAGACATCGCCAACCTGGCCAGGCAGATCCTCCATGTGCTCAACTTCACCCACTCTGCCATTAACAGCGGCAGCAGCACCGCCCTGCTTTACAGCAAGAGGCTG ATCATCTACCAGCTGCGCAAGGTTCTGAAGGCTGGACTGGAACCAGTGCCTCAGGCTAACGGAGCTGTTCGCTTTTTCTGTGACCCCACATTCTGGGCCAAGAACGTGGTCAACCTAG GGAACCTGGTGATCGAGAAGATGCCCCAGGCTCAGCACCCTCCCAACATTATGGTGGGGCCCATCTCCCCGGGCCACGGCCATCCAGGCCACGGCAAAAGCCCCGGGCAGATCAATCTGGCCCAGCTCCGGCAGCAGCACATGCAGCAGCAAGCCTTCGCCCAGCagaaacaacagcagcagcagcaccaacaacagcagcagcaccaacaacaacaacaacagcagcagcaacaacaacagcagcagcagcaacaacagcagcaccaacaacaacagcagcagcagcagcagcaccaacagcagcagcaccaacaacagcagcaacaccAACAGAGGATCCAGGAACAGATGCGTATTGCCTCCCAAATGTCTCAGCAGCACCCCAGGCAGGCTGTACCTCAGATGGTACAGCAGCAG CCCCCGCGCCTCATCAGTATGCAGGCCCAGCAGAGGGGCCCCATGAACGGCGGGCCCAACATGTACCCCCCCCACCACCTGCGCTTGCCCCCGGGACAGGGCCGCATGCCCAGCTCCAGCGCCCAGCCACGCATGCCCAACGGCCAGCAGTACTCCCCCATGATGCAGCCCCAGCTGCAGAGACAG ATGACTGTAGATTCTGAGATGAGCGACCACAGGTTTCGTTTGTTACATCTCACTGGG CATTCAAACCCAGGTCATGCTGGACCCTTCCCAGTGGCATCTCTCCACAACGTGAGCGCTGCCAACCCCACCAGTCCCACCAGTGCCAGCATGGCCAGCGCCCATGCCCACCGTGGCCCCGCCAGCCCCATAGTGGGCGCCATCGACCTCATCCCCTCCGTCACCAACCCAGAGAACCTGCCATGCCTACCAAACATCCCCCCCATTCAG ctggaagacgcgGGCTCCAGCAGCCTGGATGCCCTACTGAGTCGCTACATCTTAGCCAGCACATACCCTCAGCTGGGCCTGGGGCCCCCCGGGAACATGAACCTCTCCCACGGACCCTCCACACACTCCCCTGGCTCCTCAG GCTTATCAAACTCCCACACGCCTGTGCGGCCATCCAGTACGTCCAGCACAGGAAGCAGGGGCAG CTGTGGATCTGCGGGTAGGCCAGGGCCAGCAAGCGGCCCAATGGAACAGCAGGTCAAAGTCAAGCAGGAGCCCGGAGCTGAGAAGGAGTGTGGTTTCTCAGGAACCACCACCTCCAACGTCAAAACGGAacaagggaaggatggagggaggagcgCGTGCATG ATGAGTAGTTCAGAGAGCAGATGTACTCCCCCTCTCCCCGTGTTGGGCTCTGTGACTTCTGGCTCCTCTGTCCAGGACATCCTCAAGAAGGTGGGGGAGCATGTCAAaactgagccccaggaccaggaGGCCTGCAGTGGGGCCAACAGGCCTGGCAACGCCCCTATCACCACCAGCAGCACATCCACTGTGGCCTCTGCCGCACTGCTGACCAATGGTAAGGGAGCCGCATCCGCTGCCCTGCGCTCTCCACGCACTGCACAGGGGACCAACCAGAGCGGGGCAGGTGGGAAGGAGGACGACCCCAACGAGGACTGGTGTGCTGTGTGCAACAACGGGGGAGAGCTGCTTTGCTGCGACCGCTGCCCCAAAGTCTTCCACATCACCTGTCACATCCCCACCTTGAAGTGCTCCCCGAG TGGTGAGTGGATGTGCACGTTCTGCCGGAGCCTGGCAAGCCCGGAGATGGAGTACCAGCCTGACGACGAGCCTCGTGACGAGAAGGACAACAGTGAGCAGGGCCTGAGTCCTgaggaccagagg AGGTGTGAGCGCCTCCTGCTGTATGTTTTCTGCCATGATCTCAGTGAGGGGTTCCAGGagcctgtccctccctct ATCCCTAATTACTACAAGATCATCAAGAAGCCCATGGACTTGACCCTGGTGAAACAGAAGCTACAGTTGAAGCATGTCCAACACTATCAGAGCCCGAAGGAGTTTGTCTCGGATGTGCGCCTGGTCTTCAGCAACTGTGCCAAGTACAATGAG ATGTCTCGAATAATCCAGGTATATGATGAGGAGAAACAGAGTAATGTGCAG GCGGACTCCGAGGTGGCGGAGGCAGGGAAAGCTGTGAGTTTGTACTTTGAGGAGAGGCTGCTGGAGCTCTATCCAGATGAGAGTTTCCCTGAGGTACCAGAGGAGCCCGAGGTACCAGAGGTTCCCGAGGAGCCCGAGGCCCcagctggagagggagaggaggcggATCTCACAGAAGACTCCGAGGATGAGTTTGTGCAGCCTAAACGCAAGCGGTTAAAAACGGATGAAAAGCCGATGCACATCAAGTGA
- the LOC139368670 gene encoding E3 ubiquitin-protein ligase TRIM33-like isoform X6: MADNKGEEDMESSSKLDSEPQGEDSGDPELKDVIPLIAIETNLKEGEDSQSQENVSQMPKPANDVVSGGGDASSNSAGTGEEGSISSNVSPVGNTNGGTTELKNVNAVIVIESNSKEGEDSQSQENISQVPTPANVSGGGDASSNSAGAVGEGSTSSSPVGNTNGGTTESSAAGDTAGTSPALTTDMSPPPTVPPANPVIPINLMDTCAVCKQSLQTRDCEPKLLPCLHSFCLKCIPLPERQVTVQVPGPNGQPDTHIVNVMRCVVCCQDCKQSDIIDNYFVKDTTEASKTSDEKSAQMCTSCEDNADTIGFCAECGEWLCKTCIEAHQRVKITKDHKIRKKEDVSEESVGVSEQRPVFCPIHKQEPLKLFCETCDTLTCRDCQLLEHKEHRYQFLEEAFQNQKGIIETHMVKLQEKKTYVHYSHSQVTSRIKEVTDTHKKVEHDIKIAVFTLINEINKKGKYLLQQLESVTKERSMKLLTQQTDIANLARQILHVLNFTHSAINSGSSTALLYSKRLIIYQLRKVLKAGLEPVPQANGAVRFFCDPTFWAKNVVNLGNLVIEKMPQAQHPPNIMVGPISPGHGHPGHGKSPGQINLAQLRQQHMQQQAFAQQKQQQQQHQQQQQHQQQQQQQQQQQQQQQQQQQHQQQQQQQQQHQQQQHQQQQQHQQRIQEQMRIASQMSQQHPRQAVPQMVQQQPPRLISMQAQQRGPMNGGPNMYPPHHLRLPPGQGRMPSSSAQPRMPNGQQYSPMMQPQLQRQHSNPGHAGPFPVASLHNVSAANPTSPTSASMASAHAHRGPASPIVGAIDLIPSVTNPENLPCLPNIPPIQLEDAGSSSLDALLSRYILASTYPQLGLGPPGNMNLSHGPSTHSPGSSGLSNSHTPVRPSSTSSTGSRGSCGSAGRPGPASGPMEQQVKVKQEPGAEKECGFSGTTTSNVKTEQGKDGGRSACMMSSSESRCTPPLPVLGSVTSGSSVQDILKKVGEHVKTEPQDQEACSGANRPGNAPITTSSTSTVASAALLTNGKGAASAALRSPRTAQGTNQSGAGGKEDDPNEDWCAVCNNGGELLCCDRCPKVFHITCHIPTLKCSPSGEWMCTFCRSLASPEMEYQPDDEPRDEKDNSEQGLSPEDQRRCERLLLYVFCHDLSEGFQEPVPPSIPNYYKIIKKPMDLTLVKQKLQLKHVQHYQSPKEFVSDVRLVFSNCAKYNEMSRIIQVYDEEKQSNVQADSEVAEAGKAVSLYFEERLLELYPDESFPEVPEEPEVPEVPEEPEAPAGEGEEADLTEDSEDEFVQPKRKRLKTDEKPMHIK; the protein is encoded by the exons ATGGCGGACAACAAAGGCGAAGAGGATATGGAGAGCTCTTCCAAATTAGATTCAGAACCTCAGGGAGAGGATAGCGGAGACCCAGAATTGAAAGATGTGATTCCGCTGATTGCCATAGAGACAAATTTGAAAGAAGGAGAGGATTCACAATCCCAGGAGAATGTTTCCCAGATGCCTAAACCCGCTAACGACGTCGTTAGCGGAGGAGGGGACGCTAGCAGCAACAGCGCGGGCACAGGGGAAGAGGGCAGCATTAGCAGTAATGTTAGCCCAGTTGGGAACACCAATGGTGGGACAACCGAATTGAAAAATGTGAATGCGGTGATTGTCATAGAGTCGAACTCGAAAGAAGGAGAGGATTCACAATCCCAGGAGAATATTTCCCAGGTGCCTACACCCGCTAACGTTAGCGGAGGAGGGGACGCTAGCAGCAACAGCGCGGGCGCAGTGGGAGAAGGCAGCACTAGCAGCAGCCCAGTTGGGAACACCAATGGGGGGACAACCGAGTCCTCGGCTGCTGGGGATACTGCTGGAACCTCACCAGCACTCACAACCGATATGTCCCCACCTCCAACAGTTCCACCAGCCAACCCCGTCATCCCAATAAACCTTATGGATACTTGCGCTGTGTGTAAACAAAGTCTCCAGACCCGTGACTGTGAACCTAAACTCTTACCGTGTCTTCACTCATTTTGCTTGAAATGTATCCCACTGCCAGAGCGACAAGTTACCGTACAGGTGCCTGGGCCGAACGGACAGCCAGACACCCACATAG TGAATGTCATGCGGTGTGTAGTTTGTTGTCAAGACTGCAAACAAAGTGACATCATTGACAACTACTTTGTCAAGGACACCACCGAGGCCTCCAAGACTTCAGATGAAAAATCTGCACAG ATGTGCACCAGTTGTGAGGACAATGCCGATACCATTGGGTTCTGTGCAGAATGTGGAGAGTGGTTGTGCAAAACCTGCATCGAGGCTCACCAGAGGGTCAAAATCACCAAGGACCACAAAATCCGCAAGAAAGAGGATGTCTCTGAAG AGTCTGTAGGTGTGTCGGAACAGAGGCCTGTGTTCTGTCCCATCCACAAACAGGAGCCCCTGAAACTCTTCTGTGAAACCTGTGACACACTCACCTGCCGGGACTGCCAACTGCTGGAGCATAAGGAGCACAG GTACCAGTTTCTGGAGGAGGCCTTCCAGAACCAGAAAGGCATCATTGAGACGCACATGGTCAAACTGCAGGAGAAAAAGACCTATGTTCACTACTCTCACTCTCAGGTGACAAGCAG GATAAAGGAAGTTACTGATACCCATAAGAAGGTGGAACATGACATCAAGATAGCCGTGTTCACTCTTATCAACGAAATCAACAAGAAGGGCAAGTATTTACTGCAGCAGCTTGAG AGTGTGACTAAGGAGAGGAGCATGAAGCTGTTGACCCAGCAGACAGACATCGCCAACCTGGCCAGGCAGATCCTCCATGTGCTCAACTTCACCCACTCTGCCATTAACAGCGGCAGCAGCACCGCCCTGCTTTACAGCAAGAGGCTG ATCATCTACCAGCTGCGCAAGGTTCTGAAGGCTGGACTGGAACCAGTGCCTCAGGCTAACGGAGCTGTTCGCTTTTTCTGTGACCCCACATTCTGGGCCAAGAACGTGGTCAACCTAG GGAACCTGGTGATCGAGAAGATGCCCCAGGCTCAGCACCCTCCCAACATTATGGTGGGGCCCATCTCCCCGGGCCACGGCCATCCAGGCCACGGCAAAAGCCCCGGGCAGATCAATCTGGCCCAGCTCCGGCAGCAGCACATGCAGCAGCAAGCCTTCGCCCAGCagaaacaacagcagcagcagcaccaacaacagcagcagcaccaacaacaacaacaacagcagcagcaacaacaacagcagcagcagcaacaacagcagcaccaacaacaacagcagcagcagcagcagcaccaacagcagcagcaccaacaacagcagcaacaccAACAGAGGATCCAGGAACAGATGCGTATTGCCTCCCAAATGTCTCAGCAGCACCCCAGGCAGGCTGTACCTCAGATGGTACAGCAGCAG CCCCCGCGCCTCATCAGTATGCAGGCCCAGCAGAGGGGCCCCATGAACGGCGGGCCCAACATGTACCCCCCCCACCACCTGCGCTTGCCCCCGGGACAGGGCCGCATGCCCAGCTCCAGCGCCCAGCCACGCATGCCCAACGGCCAGCAGTACTCCCCCATGATGCAGCCCCAGCTGCAGAGACAG CATTCAAACCCAGGTCATGCTGGACCCTTCCCAGTGGCATCTCTCCACAACGTGAGCGCTGCCAACCCCACCAGTCCCACCAGTGCCAGCATGGCCAGCGCCCATGCCCACCGTGGCCCCGCCAGCCCCATAGTGGGCGCCATCGACCTCATCCCCTCCGTCACCAACCCAGAGAACCTGCCATGCCTACCAAACATCCCCCCCATTCAG ctggaagacgcgGGCTCCAGCAGCCTGGATGCCCTACTGAGTCGCTACATCTTAGCCAGCACATACCCTCAGCTGGGCCTGGGGCCCCCCGGGAACATGAACCTCTCCCACGGACCCTCCACACACTCCCCTGGCTCCTCAG GCTTATCAAACTCCCACACGCCTGTGCGGCCATCCAGTACGTCCAGCACAGGAAGCAGGGGCAG CTGTGGATCTGCGGGTAGGCCAGGGCCAGCAAGCGGCCCAATGGAACAGCAGGTCAAAGTCAAGCAGGAGCCCGGAGCTGAGAAGGAGTGTGGTTTCTCAGGAACCACCACCTCCAACGTCAAAACGGAacaagggaaggatggagggaggagcgCGTGCATG ATGAGTAGTTCAGAGAGCAGATGTACTCCCCCTCTCCCCGTGTTGGGCTCTGTGACTTCTGGCTCCTCTGTCCAGGACATCCTCAAGAAGGTGGGGGAGCATGTCAAaactgagccccaggaccaggaGGCCTGCAGTGGGGCCAACAGGCCTGGCAACGCCCCTATCACCACCAGCAGCACATCCACTGTGGCCTCTGCCGCACTGCTGACCAATGGTAAGGGAGCCGCATCCGCTGCCCTGCGCTCTCCACGCACTGCACAGGGGACCAACCAGAGCGGGGCAGGTGGGAAGGAGGACGACCCCAACGAGGACTGGTGTGCTGTGTGCAACAACGGGGGAGAGCTGCTTTGCTGCGACCGCTGCCCCAAAGTCTTCCACATCACCTGTCACATCCCCACCTTGAAGTGCTCCCCGAG TGGTGAGTGGATGTGCACGTTCTGCCGGAGCCTGGCAAGCCCGGAGATGGAGTACCAGCCTGACGACGAGCCTCGTGACGAGAAGGACAACAGTGAGCAGGGCCTGAGTCCTgaggaccagagg AGGTGTGAGCGCCTCCTGCTGTATGTTTTCTGCCATGATCTCAGTGAGGGGTTCCAGGagcctgtccctccctct ATCCCTAATTACTACAAGATCATCAAGAAGCCCATGGACTTGACCCTGGTGAAACAGAAGCTACAGTTGAAGCATGTCCAACACTATCAGAGCCCGAAGGAGTTTGTCTCGGATGTGCGCCTGGTCTTCAGCAACTGTGCCAAGTACAATGAG ATGTCTCGAATAATCCAGGTATATGATGAGGAGAAACAGAGTAATGTGCAG GCGGACTCCGAGGTGGCGGAGGCAGGGAAAGCTGTGAGTTTGTACTTTGAGGAGAGGCTGCTGGAGCTCTATCCAGATGAGAGTTTCCCTGAGGTACCAGAGGAGCCCGAGGTACCAGAGGTTCCCGAGGAGCCCGAGGCCCcagctggagagggagaggaggcggATCTCACAGAAGACTCCGAGGATGAGTTTGTGCAGCCTAAACGCAAGCGGTTAAAAACGGATGAAAAGCCGATGCACATCAAGTGA